From Anopheles merus strain MAF unplaced genomic scaffold, AmerM5.1 LNR4000102, whole genome shotgun sequence, the proteins below share one genomic window:
- the LOC121601488 gene encoding protein yellow-like, which produces MILATSNLVLSVITVGALLILPDVFGVKLKEKFKWREVSFAWPSEDAKVAALNSGKYIVHNNLPLGLERWRDKLFITVPRWKTGVAASLTYVNISDGISPDLRPYPGWTENELPTERNDGPDPASNF; this is translated from the exons ATGATACTGGCTACTTCAAATCTCGTGCTCTCTGTGATCACTGTTGGAGCGTTGTTGATTCTGCCCGATGTCTTTGGTGTGAAGCTGAAGGAAAAATTTAAGTGGCGTGAAGTTTCGTTCGCTTGGCCCTCAGAAGATGCTAAGGTGGCTGCCTTGAATTCCGGCAAATACATCGTTCACAACAATCTACCTCTGGGTTTAGAACGATGGCGTGACAAACTGTTTATTACTGTCCCAAG GTGGAAGACGGGTGTAGCCGCTTCGCTGACATATGTTAACATTTCCGACGGGATAAGCCCTGATTTGCGCCCTTATCCAGGGTGGACTGAAAATGAACTCCCAACAG AGCGTAATGATGGTCCAGATCCAGCATccaatttttga